The following proteins come from a genomic window of Vallitaleaceae bacterium 9-2:
- a CDS encoding sigma factor-like helix-turn-helix DNA-binding protein → MDDLGYKTMLYDFYGNMMTQRQKEVYEEYYLNDLSLGEIAQKLNISRAAVHDNIKRSEKALVNYEQSLGLIHQFQENQILLEKILELTKEEDTKFALESIRGLVSEVLKNL, encoded by the coding sequence ATGGATGATTTAGGATATAAAACAATGTTATATGATTTCTATGGAAATATGATGACACAACGTCAAAAAGAAGTCTATGAAGAATATTATCTTAATGATCTTTCTCTTGGAGAAATTGCTCAAAAATTGAATATTAGTCGGGCAGCTGTCCATGATAATATAAAACGCAGTGAAAAAGCACTTGTAAATTATGAACAATCTCTTGGATTGATACATCAGTTTCAAGAAAATCAGATTCTCTTGGAAAAGATTTTAGAATTAACTAAGGAAGAAGATACCAAATTTGCACTTGAATCAATACGTGGATTAGTATCCGAAGTTCTTAAAAATTTATAG
- the ffh gene encoding signal recognition particle protein, with protein MAFESLSDKFQNIFAGLKRKGKLSEADVKAAMREVKMALLEADVNFKVVKQFVNSIRERAIGVEVLDSLTPGQQVIKIVNEEMVKLMGDETDEGLTFASEPPTIYMMVGLQGAGKTTSTAKIAGLLKKKGKKPLLVACDIYRPAAIKQLQVVGGQIDVPVFEMGQNNPLDIAKAGIEHGKKNGNDVIILDTAGRLHIDETMMGELVEIKTTVNPHQILLVVDAMTGQDAVNVAETFNAQLEIDGVILTKLDGDTRGGAALSVKAVTGKPIKFACVGEKLTDVEIFHADRMASRILGMGDVLTLIEKASESIDEEKAKEMERKFKKAEFSFEDFLDQMQQIKKMGSLNDLMGMIPGMGQQMKNVQVDEKELAKMEAMILSMTPAERQNPDLINVARKKRIAAGSGNEMAAVNRFIKQFEQSKKMMKQMSGMMKGKKGKKGMFNMPFMK; from the coding sequence ATGGCATTCGAAAGTTTATCAGATAAATTTCAGAATATATTTGCGGGATTAAAACGTAAAGGAAAACTCAGTGAAGCAGATGTAAAAGCTGCTATGCGCGAAGTTAAGATGGCTCTTCTTGAAGCGGATGTTAACTTTAAAGTGGTTAAGCAGTTTGTTAACAGCATCCGTGAACGAGCGATTGGCGTTGAAGTCTTGGATTCGTTGACCCCTGGTCAACAAGTCATTAAAATTGTTAATGAAGAGATGGTCAAACTGATGGGTGATGAGACCGATGAAGGTTTGACATTTGCCAGTGAACCGCCAACGATCTATATGATGGTTGGATTACAAGGGGCTGGTAAGACAACATCAACAGCAAAAATAGCAGGTCTTTTAAAGAAAAAAGGGAAAAAACCTTTATTGGTGGCTTGTGATATTTATCGACCGGCAGCTATTAAGCAATTGCAAGTTGTCGGTGGACAAATTGATGTTCCGGTCTTTGAGATGGGACAGAATAATCCTTTAGACATTGCAAAAGCAGGAATTGAACATGGGAAAAAAAATGGCAATGATGTCATTATTCTAGATACAGCCGGACGTTTGCACATTGATGAAACGATGATGGGTGAACTAGTTGAGATCAAAACCACAGTAAATCCTCATCAAATTTTATTGGTTGTGGACGCAATGACAGGGCAAGATGCAGTTAATGTTGCCGAAACATTTAATGCACAGCTTGAAATTGATGGAGTGATCTTGACAAAATTGGATGGAGATACTCGAGGTGGTGCTGCTTTATCGGTAAAAGCTGTTACAGGTAAACCGATTAAATTTGCTTGCGTTGGTGAAAAACTTACCGACGTAGAAATATTCCACGCCGATCGAATGGCATCACGTATTCTTGGCATGGGGGATGTACTTACGCTCATTGAAAAAGCAAGTGAATCCATTGACGAAGAAAAAGCCAAAGAAATGGAACGCAAGTTTAAAAAAGCGGAATTTTCGTTTGAAGATTTTTTAGATCAGATGCAGCAAATTAAAAAAATGGGATCACTCAATGATCTTATGGGGATGATTCCTGGTATGGGACAACAGATGAAAAATGTCCAAGTCGATGAAAAAGAGCTTGCCAAGATGGAAGCGATGATTTTATCTATGACTCCGGCAGAACGCCAAAATCCTGATTTGATTAATGTGGCACGCAAAAAACGTATTGCAGCCGGGTCGGGTAATGAGATGGCAGCAGTCAACCGATTCATCAAACAATTTGAGCAATCCAAAAAAATGATGAAACAAATGAGTGGTATGATGAAAGGTAAAAAGGGTAAAAAAGGAATGTTTAATATGCCCTTTATGAAATAA
- the rpsP gene encoding 30S ribosomal protein S16 translates to MAVRMRLKRMGAKKAPFYRIVVADSRSPRDGKFIEQVGYYNPTTEPAEIKVDEEIAKKWLATGAQPSETVKKLLKIAGVTE, encoded by the coding sequence ATGGCAGTAAGAATGAGATTGAAAAGAATGGGCGCTAAAAAAGCACCTTTTTATAGAATCGTAGTAGCTGATTCAAGATCACCAAGAGATGGTAAGTTCATTGAGCAAGTAGGTTACTATAATCCTACAACTGAGCCTGCTGAAATCAAGGTTGACGAAGAAATCGCGAAAAAATGGCTTGCAACTGGAGCTCAACCTTCAGAAACAGTAAAAAAATTACTTAAAATTGCTGGTGTAACTGAGTAA
- a CDS encoding KH domain-containing protein, with amino-acid sequence MKELVEVIAKALVDNPDAVEVRAVEGEKSTVLELKVAPEDMGKVIGKQGRIAKAIRTVVKAAATKSDKRVVVEIM; translated from the coding sequence ATGAAAGAACTTGTTGAAGTGATTGCAAAAGCACTTGTTGATAATCCTGATGCAGTTGAAGTTCGAGCCGTAGAAGGCGAAAAATCAACAGTACTTGAATTAAAAGTTGCTCCTGAAGATATGGGAAAAGTTATCGGCAAACAAGGTCGAATTGCTAAGGCAATTCGTACCGTTGTTAAGGCTGCAGCTACAAAATCTGATAAACGTGTTGTTGTTGAAATTATGTAG
- the rimM gene encoding ribosome maturation factor RimM (Essential for efficient processing of 16S rRNA): MEYIQIGKVANTHGVRGDLKIFPLTDDITRFELLDQIRIENNGRIYSCTITGVKYFKNLVILQLKEIQDMNEALALKGGTVLIPIEQALPLAEDENYIFQMIGLVAQEEDGTKLGPLTDVMQTGAHDIYVIDDGSKHGLMIPATKEFIREVNVDKGYLIVKLIEGLKGL, translated from the coding sequence ATGGAGTATATCCAAATTGGAAAAGTAGCCAATACACATGGTGTACGAGGTGACTTGAAGATTTTTCCACTCACGGATGATATAACGCGATTTGAATTATTGGACCAGATTCGTATTGAAAATAACGGTCGAATTTACTCATGTACGATTACAGGCGTTAAATATTTTAAAAATCTTGTGATTCTCCAACTCAAAGAAATCCAAGATATGAATGAAGCGTTGGCGCTTAAAGGAGGAACCGTATTGATTCCGATAGAACAAGCCCTTCCTCTTGCAGAAGATGAAAACTATATTTTTCAAATGATTGGTCTTGTTGCCCAAGAAGAAGATGGAACAAAGCTTGGTCCATTAACGGATGTCATGCAAACAGGGGCACATGATATCTATGTTATTGATGATGGTAGTAAGCACGGGCTTATGATTCCGGCGACAAAAGAATTTATACGTGAAGTTAATGTAGACAAAGGTTACTTGATTGTGAAGTTAATTGAAGGATTGAAAGGGTTATAA
- the trmD gene encoding tRNA (guanosine(37)-N1)-methyltransferase TrmD has protein sequence MKFHVLTLFPEHIDEGLNSSIIRRARENGLIDLNLVNIRDFSKNKHKTVDDYPYGGGAGMVMQPGPIIDAYAHVKKENPKLKRVIYLSPQGQTLNQEKVLELAKEEELLFICGHYEGIDERVIESIVTEELSIGDYVLTGGEMAAMVVIDAVSRHVDGVLSNAVSKDIESFDNGLLEYPQYTRPADYNGQKVPEVLLSGNHQKIDAYRHEQALLRTAKKRPDLLAHAELSKEDKIFLKKACHIDTNML, from the coding sequence ATGAAATTCCATGTATTAACACTTTTCCCTGAACATATAGATGAAGGTTTAAACAGTAGTATTATACGTCGGGCACGCGAAAATGGCCTCATTGACTTGAATTTAGTTAATATACGTGATTTTTCAAAAAATAAGCATAAAACTGTAGACGATTATCCTTATGGTGGCGGGGCAGGTATGGTGATGCAGCCCGGTCCGATTATAGATGCATATGCACATGTAAAAAAAGAGAACCCAAAACTTAAGCGCGTGATTTATCTTTCGCCTCAGGGGCAGACGCTGAATCAAGAAAAAGTACTTGAACTGGCCAAAGAAGAGGAGCTTCTCTTTATTTGTGGACATTATGAAGGAATTGATGAACGTGTAATTGAGTCAATCGTTACAGAAGAACTCTCTATAGGGGATTATGTCTTGACGGGTGGAGAAATGGCTGCGATGGTTGTCATAGACGCTGTGAGCCGTCATGTTGACGGGGTGCTCTCCAACGCGGTATCAAAAGATATTGAATCCTTTGACAATGGACTGCTTGAATATCCACAATACACGCGACCGGCTGACTATAATGGGCAAAAAGTTCCGGAGGTTTTATTATCGGGAAATCATCAAAAAATTGATGCATATCGACATGAGCAGGCTTTGCTTCGAACGGCAAAAAAACGACCGGATTTATTGGCACATGCAGAGCTTTCTAAAGAGGATAAAATCTTCTTAAAAAAAGCTTGTCATATAGACACAAATATGTTATAG
- the rplS gene encoding 50S ribosomal protein L19: protein MNAIIREIEQEQIRTDIADFNPGDTIRVYAKIKEGTRERVQMFEGTVLKRQNGGNRETFTVRRISYGVGVEKTWPLHSPNLDRIEVIRRGKVRRARLHYLRDRIGKKAKVKEKMS, encoded by the coding sequence ATGAACGCAATTATTAGAGAAATTGAACAAGAACAAATCAGAACAGATATTGCTGATTTTAATCCTGGAGATACAATTCGTGTTTACGCTAAGATTAAAGAAGGTACACGCGAGAGAGTTCAGATGTTTGAAGGAACAGTTCTTAAGAGACAAAACGGCGGCAATAGAGAGACATTTACAGTACGTAGAATCTCTTATGGCGTAGGTGTTGAAAAAACTTGGCCTTTACATTCTCCAAATCTTGATCGTATCGAAGTGATTCGCCGTGGTAAAGTTCGACGTGCAAGACTTCACTACTTACGAGACAGAATCGGTAAGAAAGCAAAAGTTAAAGAAAAAATGTCATAA
- the lepB gene encoding signal peptidase I — protein MKENKLLGEVKTLVKDILIVIVGVFLVSSFIAQPTTVEGNSMLPTLYDADQLIIEKLSQNFRPFERYDIVVFPYNSDRSKFYIKRIIGLPGEEVNIKGGKVLINNAELQEPIILETIKDLGTQQYPVLIPEHTYFVMGDNRNHSRDSRYLDVGLIKEEDIVGKGFLRIYPFSNFGFLKIKE, from the coding sequence ATGAAAGAAAATAAACTTCTTGGAGAAGTAAAAACACTTGTCAAAGATATTCTTATCGTTATTGTAGGTGTCTTTCTGGTTAGTTCCTTTATCGCCCAACCAACAACAGTTGAAGGAAATTCCATGTTACCAACCCTTTATGACGCAGACCAATTGATTATAGAAAAACTAAGCCAAAACTTTAGACCTTTTGAACGTTATGATATTGTTGTTTTTCCATATAACAGTGATCGGAGTAAATTTTACATTAAGCGAATTATAGGTTTGCCGGGTGAAGAAGTGAATATAAAAGGTGGAAAAGTACTTATTAATAACGCAGAACTACAAGAGCCGATTATTCTAGAAACCATTAAGGATTTAGGGACACAGCAGTATCCGGTGCTTATTCCGGAACATACGTATTTTGTTATGGGTGATAATAGAAATCACAGTCGAGACAGTCGCTATCTAGATGTAGGGTTGATTAAAGAAGAAGATATTGTTGGTAAAGGTTTTTTAAGGATATATCCATTTTCAAATTTTGGATTTTTAAAAATAAAAGAATGA
- the ylqF gene encoding ribosome biogenesis GTPase YlqF has protein sequence MNIQWYPGHMTKAKRMMQESIKLIDCVVELLDARIPISSQNPDLPKIANGKPRLILLTKMDLADPNQTHQWVEYFKAQGIVAMPVNARDGQNMNKVIPQIHEVCKERIERNKKRGLINKPLRIMVAGIPNVGKSTFINKLVGKSSTKTGNKPGVTKGKQWIKIKKGLELLDTPGILWPRFEDQTVGAHLAFVGSIKDDILDTTALAYELISHLMQLYPSALKEAFPNVEFMEGDELKPAYQLLEAFAIDRHFLQEKNSPDTNRMGKNILDDFRAGRFGRMSIDIIPSQV, from the coding sequence ATGAATATACAATGGTACCCAGGACACATGACCAAAGCAAAGCGAATGATGCAAGAGAGCATAAAACTAATTGATTGTGTGGTTGAGCTCTTAGATGCAAGAATACCTATCAGTAGTCAAAATCCCGACTTACCTAAAATAGCCAATGGTAAACCACGGTTAATCTTACTCACCAAAATGGATTTGGCTGATCCAAACCAAACACACCAGTGGGTTGAGTATTTTAAAGCCCAAGGAATCGTTGCAATGCCTGTAAATGCAAGAGATGGACAAAACATGAATAAAGTTATTCCACAAATTCATGAAGTATGTAAGGAAAGAATTGAGCGCAATAAAAAAAGAGGGTTAATTAACAAACCATTGCGAATTATGGTTGCAGGTATACCCAATGTGGGCAAGTCCACCTTTATCAATAAGCTTGTTGGAAAATCAAGTACCAAAACCGGGAATAAACCGGGCGTCACCAAAGGGAAACAATGGATTAAAATCAAAAAAGGATTAGAGCTTTTGGATACTCCGGGTATCTTATGGCCTAGATTTGAAGACCAAACCGTTGGTGCGCATTTGGCATTTGTAGGGAGTATAAAAGATGACATATTAGATACTACAGCATTGGCATATGAATTAATTAGTCATTTAATGCAGTTATATCCAAGTGCATTAAAAGAGGCATTTCCAAATGTTGAATTTATGGAGGGTGATGAGCTAAAACCCGCCTATCAATTATTGGAAGCATTTGCAATAGACCGACACTTTCTACAAGAAAAAAATTCGCCAGACACAAATCGAATGGGGAAAAACATTCTAGATGATTTTCGTGCAGGACGCTTTGGCAGAATGTCTATCGACATAATACCAAGTCAAGTGTAA
- a CDS encoding FAD-dependent oxidoreductase, whose translation MGNKTIKKVVIIGNGIAGVTAAETIRKEDNEVEIIIIDRENYPVYYKPMLSKFIGQDKLPGAFFVRKETWYEENNIQWLREHEVTSINDDARELVVSNGKESRSIVYDKLIIATGSYCFVPPIENNHLDNVFTLRTYDDALHIKEVMKEHKKATVIGGGLLGLELAAQLYQAGMEVTVVEIMERLLPRQLDQKGAEILENVFDVERMNVLKATGVKRLIGEDKVTGVETLDGRMIESDLVMISAGVRIDPKLAQMAGVDFDKAIIVNEYMQTSKEHIYACGDCACFEGHNFAIWPEAISQGQIAGANAIGQQQVYENFVPSTILHAMGLNIFSIGEMDVDEDEEGIAILNYEEKHAGVYKRMNFKDKNLIGGILVNDQRKAKFLIKGMKVETTLADLYEVLE comes from the coding sequence ATGGGAAATAAAACAATAAAAAAAGTTGTAATCATTGGTAATGGTATTGCTGGAGTTACAGCAGCAGAGACAATTCGTAAAGAGGACAACGAAGTTGAGATCATCATCATTGATAGAGAGAACTATCCGGTATATTATAAACCGATGTTATCAAAGTTTATAGGACAAGACAAACTTCCGGGAGCTTTTTTTGTTCGAAAAGAAACGTGGTATGAAGAAAATAATATTCAGTGGTTGAGAGAACATGAAGTGACATCTATTAATGATGACGCAAGGGAACTTGTAGTGTCAAATGGAAAAGAAAGTCGTTCGATAGTATATGATAAGCTGATTATCGCCACGGGAAGCTATTGTTTTGTTCCACCTATTGAAAATAATCATTTGGACAATGTATTTACACTGCGTACTTATGATGATGCACTTCACATTAAAGAGGTCATGAAAGAGCATAAAAAAGCGACCGTTATTGGCGGAGGATTGCTTGGTTTAGAGTTAGCTGCACAACTGTATCAAGCAGGTATGGAAGTAACGGTGGTTGAGATTATGGAACGCTTATTGCCTAGACAACTTGATCAAAAGGGGGCAGAAATTCTAGAAAACGTATTTGATGTGGAGCGAATGAATGTGCTCAAGGCAACAGGGGTAAAGCGCCTTATTGGGGAAGATAAGGTAACAGGAGTTGAGACGCTTGATGGACGGATGATAGAATCTGATCTTGTAATGATATCCGCTGGTGTGCGTATTGATCCGAAGCTGGCACAGATGGCAGGTGTTGATTTTGACAAAGCGATTATTGTCAATGAATATATGCAGACGAGTAAAGAACATATCTATGCATGTGGAGATTGTGCTTGCTTTGAAGGGCATAACTTTGCCATATGGCCAGAAGCGATTTCACAGGGGCAAATAGCAGGGGCTAATGCGATCGGACAACAGCAAGTGTATGAAAACTTTGTGCCATCAACTATTTTGCATGCCATGGGACTTAACATTTTTTCAATAGGTGAAATGGATGTTGATGAAGATGAAGAAGGCATTGCAATTTTAAATTATGAAGAAAAACATGCCGGCGTTTATAAGCGTATGAATTTTAAAGATAAAAACCTGATAGGTGGCATTTTAGTTAATGACCAACGTAAAGCGAAGTTTTTAATTAAGGGAATGAAAGTAGAGACCACATTGGCAGATTTATATGAGGTGCTTGAATAA
- a CDS encoding DUF2161 family putative PD-(D/E)XK-type phosphodiesterase, protein MTETDLYAPVQKYFAQLGYTIDAEVKDLDVLCIREEQSVVIELKNELNLKVITQSALRQKMFDWVYVAIWTPKNMRQQAFKDKVYLLKRLGIGLILVSPHALSVDIYHEPMMHPIEEYQRRNRKKKKKIIEELKKRRTHMNIGGTHRKKIITAYKEDALIILDYLKKHESMPLSQITQDTQIKRTGTIVQKNFYGWFKRVQRGVYALTDVGLDAHEEYTHVIAKIRNADQ, encoded by the coding sequence ATGACAGAGACAGACTTGTATGCCCCTGTGCAAAAGTATTTTGCGCAATTAGGTTATACAATTGATGCTGAGGTTAAGGATCTGGATGTGCTTTGTATTCGTGAAGAACAAAGTGTTGTGATTGAATTGAAAAATGAGCTGAATCTAAAAGTAATTACCCAAAGTGCTTTACGTCAAAAAATGTTTGACTGGGTATATGTTGCGATATGGACGCCTAAAAATATGCGACAGCAAGCATTTAAGGACAAGGTGTATCTTTTAAAGCGTTTAGGCATAGGGCTGATTCTGGTTTCGCCGCATGCATTGAGCGTCGATATTTATCATGAACCTATGATGCATCCGATTGAAGAGTATCAACGCAGGAATCGCAAGAAAAAAAAGAAGATAATCGAGGAATTAAAAAAACGCAGGACGCACATGAATATCGGGGGAACCCATCGAAAAAAAATCATAACTGCTTATAAAGAAGATGCCTTAATTATATTAGATTATTTAAAAAAACATGAGTCTATGCCCCTCTCTCAAATAACTCAAGACACGCAAATCAAACGTACAGGAACAATTGTACAAAAAAACTTCTATGGTTGGTTTAAGCGAGTTCAAAGAGGGGTCTATGCCCTTACAGATGTTGGACTAGATGCCCACGAAGAATATACTCACGTCATTGCTAAAATACGAAATGCTGATCAATAA
- the ilvA gene encoding threonine ammonia-lyase: MNIITLDDFYDAKQMVDKIIKKTPLMYSDFYSQEYDADIYLKPENLQRTGAFKIRGAYNKIIRLTEEEKKKGLIASSAGNHAQGVALAAKACGVKATIVMPSNTPLIKVEATKKYGANVILSGECYDDAFREAKSLEEKYGYTFIHPFDDDDIILGQGTIALEILEEMPTTDILIVPIGGGGLISGIAMAAKLIKPEIEVIGVEPQGAQTLRNSIKNGHIVELKNVNTIAEGVAVKRSGIKTFEYVKQYVDRIVTVNDVNIMEAFLLVAEKEKVIAENAGVLSVAALRKLDVKGKTVVSLISGGNIDVVTISELISRGLVVRGRVFCFSVELSDTPGQLQMIASILSEVGANIIQLDHNQFKTVDRFKRVHLEVTCETNGKRHVAQIKRALRQKGYDVKVVY, from the coding sequence ATGAATATAATAACTTTAGATGATTTTTATGATGCAAAACAGATGGTTGACAAGATTATCAAAAAAACGCCACTTATGTATTCGGATTTTTATAGTCAAGAATATGATGCGGATATATATTTGAAGCCTGAAAACCTGCAACGTACAGGGGCATTCAAGATTCGTGGGGCATATAACAAAATAATCCGGTTAACAGAAGAAGAAAAAAAGAAAGGGCTGATTGCTTCGAGTGCAGGCAATCATGCGCAGGGAGTTGCCCTGGCGGCAAAGGCCTGTGGTGTAAAAGCCACCATTGTTATGCCTTCAAACACCCCTTTAATTAAAGTTGAGGCGACTAAAAAGTACGGAGCAAATGTTATTTTATCAGGTGAGTGCTATGATGATGCTTTTCGGGAGGCAAAATCATTAGAAGAAAAGTATGGATATACCTTTATCCACCCATTTGATGATGATGACATTATATTAGGACAGGGAACGATTGCTCTTGAGATATTGGAAGAGATGCCAACAACAGATATTCTTATTGTACCCATTGGAGGCGGTGGATTAATCAGTGGTATAGCCATGGCAGCAAAGCTGATAAAGCCAGAGATTGAAGTTATCGGAGTAGAGCCCCAAGGAGCACAAACCCTTAGAAATTCAATTAAAAATGGCCATATCGTTGAGCTGAAAAATGTCAATACAATAGCAGAAGGCGTTGCAGTCAAACGAAGTGGGATAAAAACTTTCGAATATGTAAAGCAGTATGTGGATCGTATTGTGACAGTTAATGATGTTAATATTATGGAAGCTTTTTTACTTGTAGCAGAAAAAGAAAAAGTGATTGCAGAAAATGCAGGTGTGTTGTCGGTTGCAGCTTTACGTAAACTTGATGTAAAAGGGAAAACCGTGGTATCTTTGATTAGTGGTGGAAATATAGACGTGGTTACAATATCTGAATTGATTAGTCGTGGACTTGTCGTTAGGGGACGAGTGTTCTGTTTTTCAGTAGAGCTATCGGACACACCGGGACAATTACAGATGATTGCAAGTATCTTATCAGAAGTTGGAGCTAATATCATTCAGCTAGACCATAACCAATTTAAAACGGTTGATCGCTTTAAGCGGGTGCACTTGGAAGTTACATGTGAGACCAATGGAAAACGTCACGTTGCTCAGATAAAACGTGCGTTAAGGCAAAAAGGTTATGATGTAAAAGTTGTCTATTAA
- a CDS encoding 5'-nucleotidase C-terminal domain-containing protein — MKKSLSIMLSLMMLFSVVFSTTVLAETTYSVQSGDVLWKIADEYGLEWEELAEFNALENPHLIFPGQLIRIPSEDTVEEVTPETPVTPETPEEVPQEPVVESTKLTVLHTNDMHGFFVEGAYDGMGAAKLAAYYNSVKADNPNTLILDAGDATQGHNLVTLSKGEKAMPILNALGYDAMVTGNHEFDYGQEQLQKNVALADFPILAANIVDEDGEDFLSPYIIKEMNGLSIAIFGLATPETKYKSHPDNTVGLTFNDPIETAKMLVPTLREQADVVIGLVHLGDEGTMTSGALAEAVEGIDLIIDGHSHSTYEKGMLVNDTLIVSAGEKTKNVGHVDITLVEDKVTSVQATLFTKEQSLELIDDVVVADLVKAVQEENAVIENEVVATAPYELNGEREFVRTGETNLGNMITEALLDISGADVALTNGGGIRASIEAGEVTKGDVLTVLPFGNTVRIIDVTGADIIAALENGLSTYPEALGAFPHVAGMMVQFDSSKEAGSRVVSVMIGDEMLDEEAVYSLATNDFIVAGGDDYTMFIGANVTAEFGAMDEVLIDFIAENGFDASEVTGRIQDVAQEDVEMDDAA; from the coding sequence TTGAAAAAGTCACTCAGTATTATGTTATCACTTATGATGTTATTTTCAGTTGTATTTTCAACAACCGTATTGGCTGAAACAACATATTCTGTGCAATCAGGTGATGTTCTTTGGAAAATCGCAGACGAATATGGGCTAGAATGGGAAGAGCTAGCAGAGTTTAATGCATTAGAAAATCCACATTTGATTTTCCCGGGACAATTAATACGAATTCCAAGTGAAGATACTGTGGAAGAGGTAACGCCGGAAACACCAGTAACACCAGAAACACCAGAAGAGGTTCCACAAGAGCCTGTAGTTGAAAGCACTAAACTTACTGTACTTCATACCAATGATATGCATGGATTTTTTGTTGAAGGTGCATATGATGGAATGGGTGCTGCGAAGTTAGCAGCGTATTATAATAGTGTTAAGGCAGACAATCCTAATACTTTAATTTTAGATGCAGGTGATGCAACACAAGGACATAACCTTGTTACTTTGTCAAAAGGTGAAAAAGCAATGCCTATATTAAATGCTCTAGGATATGATGCAATGGTTACCGGAAACCATGAATTTGACTATGGTCAAGAACAATTGCAAAAAAATGTTGCATTAGCAGATTTTCCAATTCTTGCGGCCAACATCGTGGATGAAGACGGAGAAGATTTCTTATCTCCATATATTATCAAAGAAATGAATGGCTTATCTATTGCAATCTTTGGATTGGCAACACCAGAGACAAAGTATAAGTCACATCCAGATAATACTGTTGGATTAACCTTTAATGATCCAATTGAGACGGCAAAAATGTTGGTACCAACATTAAGAGAACAAGCGGATGTTGTTATTGGATTAGTGCATTTAGGTGATGAAGGAACAATGACATCAGGTGCGTTAGCAGAAGCGGTTGAAGGCATTGATCTAATTATTGATGGACATAGTCACTCAACATATGAAAAAGGCATGCTCGTTAATGATACACTTATTGTCAGTGCAGGAGAAAAAACGAAAAATGTTGGTCATGTTGATATAACATTAGTAGAAGATAAAGTAACCTCTGTACAGGCGACGTTATTTACAAAAGAACAATCATTAGAACTTATAGATGATGTAGTAGTAGCTGATTTGGTGAAGGCAGTTCAAGAAGAAAATGCCGTCATTGAAAATGAAGTGGTAGCTACAGCACCTTATGAGTTGAATGGCGAACGAGAGTTCGTACGTACAGGAGAAACAAACCTTGGTAATATGATTACAGAAGCTTTGCTTGATATTAGTGGAGCAGATGTTGCGTTGACCAATGGTGGAGGAATTCGTGCATCGATTGAAGCAGGAGAAGTAACAAAAGGTGATGTACTCACTGTACTACCTTTTGGAAATACTGTACGTATTATTGATGTAACGGGTGCGGATATTATTGCGGCATTAGAAAATGGATTGTCAACATATCCTGAAGCTTTGGGTGCGTTCCCACATGTTGCAGGGATGATGGTTCAATTTGATTCGTCAAAAGAAGCGGGTAGCCGTGTGGTTTCTGTTATGATTGGCGATGAGATGCTTGATGAAGAAGCGGTTTATTCTTTAGCAACAAATGATTTTATTGTTGCCGGAGGCGATGACTACACAATGTTTATCGGTGCCAACGTAACAGCAGAATTTGGTGCTATGGATGAAGTGTTAATTGACTTTATTGCTGAAAACGGATTTGATGCATCTGAAGTGACAGGACGTATTCAAGATGTTGCACAAGAAGATGTTGAAATGGATGACGCGGCATAA